In a genomic window of Flavobacterium lipolyticum:
- a CDS encoding tRNA1(Val) (adenine(37)-N6)-methyltransferase, which yields MFQFKQFSVLQDKTAMKVGTDGVLLGAWAPINHNPFSVLDIGAGTGIIALMLAQRTNAEQIDALEIDEDAYEEAVENFENSPWGDRLFCFHAGLDEFIEEPEDEYDLIVSNPPFYAEDYKSENEQRDLARFQDAMPFEELVEAADLLLSENGILAIILPFKEEEKFIALAKESELYPIKITRVKGTPTAVVKRSLLAFSRNETSQPEVDELTIEMNRHVYTPQYIDLTKDFYLKF from the coding sequence ATGTTTCAATTCAAACAATTTTCAGTTCTACAAGACAAAACCGCTATGAAAGTGGGCACTGATGGTGTTTTACTGGGCGCTTGGGCACCTATAAATCACAATCCATTTAGTGTTTTAGACATTGGTGCCGGAACCGGGATTATCGCTTTAATGCTCGCACAAAGAACAAATGCAGAACAAATTGACGCTCTTGAAATTGATGAAGATGCGTATGAAGAAGCAGTAGAAAATTTTGAAAACTCACCTTGGGGAGACCGTTTATTTTGTTTCCATGCAGGTTTGGATGAATTTATAGAAGAACCGGAAGACGAATATGATCTGATTGTTTCGAATCCACCCTTTTATGCTGAAGATTATAAAAGCGAAAACGAACAACGAGATTTAGCGCGCTTTCAGGACGCAATGCCTTTTGAAGAATTAGTCGAAGCAGCCGATTTACTTTTATCTGAAAATGGAATACTTGCCATAATTCTTCCTTTTAAAGAAGAAGAAAAATTTATTGCCTTAGCCAAAGAATCAGAATTATACCCCATCAAAATTACGCGCGTAAAAGGCACCCCTACAGCTGTTGTAAAACGTAGCCTTTTGGCTTTTAGCCGTAACGAAACCTCACAACCTGAAGTCGATGAATTAACAATAGAAATGAACCGACACGTTTATACTCCTCAGTATATCGATCTTACTAAAGATTTTTATTTAAAATTTTAA
- a CDS encoding HlyD family secretion protein: MAEDTTFELRSEEVQDILTKVPHWMIRWGTVLIFVIIVMLFFVSWFIKYPDVVTTQIVITTNIPPEKIVSKSSGRIEAILVKDKSIVSKNSTLAVIENTANYKDVFLLKKIVDEYNINDPKKAFPFELLKNTQLGEIESAFAVFQKDYQAEQLNKNLQPFEVENRAQVSEKIQIKDRLEILQQQKVINESELQLQKNEMARFETLFNKGIISAQEMEAKKLGYLQAQKNYKTLLSSISQLKSALITNTKLSQNSQISGTKEEVTLGRNMAQSFYQLKKVIKDWELAYALKSSVSGVVTFLQVWTENQTINIGDNVFSIIPDSKNGFVGKVKAPALNSGKIKVGQMVNIRLANFPDREFGVLRGKIQNISLVPDKDGNLLLDVALPNGLETSYKKQIVFQQEMKGSAEIVTEDLRLIERILYQFKSLFEQV, encoded by the coding sequence ATGGCAGAAGATACTACATTTGAACTAAGAAGCGAAGAAGTTCAGGATATTCTAACCAAAGTACCGCATTGGATGATTCGTTGGGGAACCGTTTTGATATTTGTCATTATTGTGATGCTTTTTTTCGTGTCCTGGTTTATTAAATATCCTGATGTTGTTACTACCCAAATTGTAATTACAACCAATATTCCGCCAGAGAAGATCGTTTCGAAATCATCGGGTCGTATTGAGGCAATTTTAGTAAAAGACAAATCGATTGTTTCAAAAAACAGTACACTTGCTGTTATTGAAAACACGGCAAATTACAAAGATGTTTTTTTGTTGAAAAAAATCGTTGACGAATATAATATCAATGATCCCAAGAAAGCCTTTCCTTTCGAACTGTTGAAAAATACTCAGTTAGGAGAGATTGAAAGTGCTTTTGCTGTTTTTCAGAAAGATTATCAGGCAGAACAACTAAATAAAAATTTGCAGCCTTTTGAAGTAGAAAACCGGGCACAGGTTTCTGAAAAAATTCAGATTAAAGACAGATTGGAGATTTTGCAGCAGCAAAAAGTGATCAATGAAAGTGAACTACAGCTTCAGAAAAATGAAATGGCAAGATTTGAAACATTGTTTAATAAAGGAATCATTTCTGCACAGGAAATGGAGGCTAAAAAACTGGGATATCTCCAGGCGCAAAAAAATTATAAAACCCTTTTGTCTTCCATTTCTCAGTTAAAGTCGGCTTTAATTACCAATACTAAATTGAGTCAGAACTCACAAATCAGCGGGACTAAAGAAGAAGTTACTTTAGGAAGAAATATGGCGCAGTCTTTTTATCAGCTTAAGAAAGTGATAAAAGATTGGGAATTGGCCTATGCTTTAAAGTCATCGGTGAGTGGGGTGGTTACTTTTTTGCAGGTCTGGACAGAGAATCAAACGATCAATATTGGGGATAATGTCTTCTCGATTATTCCGGATAGCAAAAATGGTTTTGTAGGTAAGGTAAAAGCACCGGCATTGAATTCAGGGAAAATAAAAGTAGGTCAGATGGTGAACATCAGATTAGCAAATTTTCCCGACAGAGAATTTGGAGTGTTAAGAGGAAAGATCCAAAATATCTCTTTGGTTCCTGATAAAGATGGAAATTTATTGTTGGATGTAGCGCTTCCCAACGGATTGGAAACGTCCTATAAAAAGCAAATCGTTTTTCAGCAGGAAATGAAAGGAAGTGCAGAGATTGTGACCGAAGATTTACGTTTAATCGAGCGGATTTTATATCAGTTTAAGAGTCTTTTTGAGCAGGTTTAA
- a CDS encoding peptidase domain-containing ABC transporter, whose amino-acid sequence MKKFTNYKQADYKDCGPTCLKIIAKHYGKTINIQELRDISETTREGSNLLFLSDAAEKIGFRTLGVKLNLERLEEAPLPCILHWNKNHYVVLYKIKRNTYYISDPAFGLIEYNKEDFIKFWIGNNADESTQEGIALLIEATPKFFQSDFDKEDNHGLGFGLLAQYVLRYRSFLIQLSIGLLASSLLQLIFPFLTQSIVDVGIQNQNIHFIYLILFAQLFLFAGRTGLELIRSWILLHLSTRINISLISDFFIKLMNLPISFFDVRMTGDIMQRINDHRRIERILTTSSLNVLFSVINMFVMGGVLAYFNLKIFLVFFAGSLLYFGWITLFLKRREVLDYKRFAEVSSEQNKVMELINGMQEIKLHNAEKQKRWGWEYIQARLFRVSIKGLVLEQTQTIGSSVINELKNIFIIFLSAKLVIDGSITLGMMLAISSIVGSLNGPITQLIEFVRELQDAKISLARLSEIHEKEDETQQEVYQTSDVPFDSDIDINNLSYRYLGSDIPVLEDLTLKIPANKVTAIVGVSGSGKTTLMKLLLKFYEPEKGEISIGNAQLKNISQKAWRSNIGAVMQEGFIFSDTIANNIAIGVDKVDKERLVYAADVANIKEYVSGLPLGYNTKIGAEGLGMSTGQKQRLLIARAVYKNPEVLFFDEATSALDANNEKEIMQKLDIFFKDKTVVVIAHRLSTVMNADQIVVLDKGKIIEIGSHSVLVEQKGNYFELVKNQLQLGN is encoded by the coding sequence TTGAAAAAATTCACCAATTATAAACAGGCCGATTATAAAGATTGTGGGCCGACGTGTTTAAAAATAATAGCGAAACATTACGGCAAAACAATCAACATTCAGGAGTTGAGAGACATCAGTGAAACAACTCGTGAAGGAAGTAATTTGCTTTTTTTGAGTGACGCTGCCGAGAAAATAGGTTTTAGAACTTTAGGTGTAAAATTAAATCTCGAGCGATTAGAAGAGGCGCCGCTTCCTTGTATCCTGCATTGGAACAAAAATCATTACGTAGTACTTTACAAAATTAAAAGAAATACCTACTATATTTCTGATCCTGCTTTTGGCTTGATCGAATACAACAAAGAAGATTTTATTAAATTCTGGATCGGAAACAATGCAGATGAATCTACTCAGGAAGGAATAGCATTATTGATTGAAGCGACTCCTAAATTTTTCCAGTCTGATTTTGATAAAGAAGACAATCATGGACTCGGATTTGGGTTGTTGGCACAATACGTGCTTCGGTACAGGTCGTTTCTCATACAATTAAGTATAGGGTTACTGGCCAGTAGTTTATTACAGCTTATTTTCCCGTTTTTAACCCAAAGTATTGTGGATGTCGGGATTCAAAATCAGAACATTCATTTTATTTACCTGATTCTTTTTGCTCAATTGTTCCTTTTTGCCGGAAGGACAGGTCTGGAACTTATTAGAAGCTGGATTTTATTACATCTTTCTACCCGAATAAACATTTCTCTTATTTCGGATTTTTTTATTAAATTAATGAATCTGCCCATTTCGTTTTTCGATGTAAGAATGACTGGTGACATTATGCAGCGTATTAATGACCATCGCAGAATTGAACGAATTTTGACAACATCATCTTTGAACGTCTTATTTTCTGTGATCAATATGTTTGTGATGGGAGGTGTTTTGGCTTATTTCAATCTGAAGATCTTTCTGGTGTTTTTTGCCGGTAGCTTACTTTATTTCGGATGGATTACTTTGTTCTTAAAAAGAAGAGAAGTACTCGATTACAAGCGTTTTGCAGAGGTTTCCAGTGAGCAAAACAAAGTGATGGAGCTTATCAACGGAATGCAGGAAATAAAGCTGCACAACGCCGAAAAACAAAAGCGCTGGGGATGGGAATACATACAGGCAAGGCTTTTTAGAGTTTCCATAAAAGGGCTTGTTTTAGAGCAAACACAAACGATAGGTTCTTCCGTAATTAATGAATTAAAAAATATCTTCATTATATTCCTATCGGCAAAACTGGTAATCGATGGCTCCATTACACTGGGGATGATGCTGGCAATTAGTTCGATAGTAGGGAGTTTAAACGGGCCAATTACGCAGCTTATAGAATTCGTCAGGGAGCTTCAGGATGCGAAGATATCATTGGCCAGATTGTCTGAGATTCATGAGAAAGAAGACGAAACGCAGCAAGAAGTCTATCAGACGAGTGATGTTCCTTTTGATTCGGATATTGATATTAATAACCTTTCCTATCGATATTTAGGTTCTGATATTCCTGTTCTGGAAGATCTAACACTGAAAATCCCGGCCAATAAAGTAACGGCAATAGTAGGAGTCAGCGGAAGCGGTAAAACAACTTTAATGAAGCTCTTATTGAAATTCTATGAACCTGAAAAAGGGGAAATAAGCATCGGAAATGCACAATTGAAAAATATTTCGCAAAAAGCATGGAGATCCAATATCGGCGCCGTTATGCAGGAAGGGTTTATTTTTAGTGATACCATTGCTAATAATATTGCAATTGGTGTCGATAAAGTAGATAAAGAACGTTTGGTCTATGCTGCTGATGTAGCCAATATAAAAGAATACGTTTCAGGTTTACCATTAGGATACAATACCAAAATTGGTGCCGAAGGACTTGGGATGAGTACCGGACAAAAGCAGCGTTTGTTAATTGCAAGGGCTGTTTATAAAAACCCGGAAGTTTTGTTTTTTGATGAAGCTACGTCGGCATTAGACGCGAATAATGAAAAAGAAATTATGCAAAAACTGGATATTTTCTTCAAAGACAAAACAGTTGTGGTTATCGCCCATCGCTTGAGTACTGTGATGAATGCAGATCAAATTGTGGTTTTAGATAAAGGAAAAATCATCGAAATTGGCAGTCATTCTGTTTTGGTAGAACAAAAAGGAAATTATTTTGAACTGGTTAAGAATCAATTACAATTAGGAAATTAA